In the Pseudodesulfovibrio sp. JC047 genome, one interval contains:
- a CDS encoding HDOD domain-containing protein: MPEFERAVAVAVEKMPVFPESVTRVLTVTADINCSQRDLVEEIKRDPVLTLKILRLVNSVFFGLSRDISSIDQASVYLGLNTLKNVSLGLAVVGAIPKTAENCLDMGGFWLHSLAVGTAARMLGLKLGISREDGAEYFAAGLLHDIGKVVFSLYMPEDFEKVLMQAARPGTTLYQCEKDVFGMTHVDVGAMLARKWSLPVDLRDAIARHHIVGSGNFSQLLECVFAANQIAKRLSFGAAGDFEVERLPTSVKERFSMSMDELIRELPDLDEKVEHARIFIKLGEA; the protein is encoded by the coding sequence ATGCCTGAATTTGAAAGAGCCGTGGCCGTTGCCGTTGAAAAGATGCCCGTGTTTCCCGAGAGCGTGACCCGGGTCTTGACGGTGACTGCGGATATCAATTGTTCGCAGCGGGATCTTGTTGAAGAGATAAAACGTGACCCTGTGCTGACGTTGAAAATTTTGCGGTTGGTCAATTCTGTCTTTTTCGGGTTGTCGCGGGATATTTCTTCCATCGATCAGGCCAGCGTGTATCTTGGATTGAATACGTTGAAAAACGTCTCGCTGGGACTGGCCGTTGTCGGTGCCATTCCGAAAACCGCTGAAAATTGTTTGGATATGGGTGGTTTTTGGCTCCATTCGTTGGCTGTGGGGACCGCCGCGAGGATGCTTGGATTGAAACTCGGCATTTCTCGTGAAGATGGCGCAGAGTATTTTGCGGCCGGATTGCTTCATGATATTGGCAAGGTTGTTTTTTCATTGTATATGCCTGAAGACTTCGAAAAAGTTTTGATGCAGGCGGCCAGGCCCGGAACGACCCTTTATCAATGCGAGAAGGACGTTTTTGGGATGACGCACGTCGATGTCGGTGCCATGTTGGCCCGAAAATGGTCGCTTCCGGTGGATTTGCGGGATGCTATTGCTCGACACCATATAGTCGGTTCTGGCAACTTCTCGCAGTTGCTGGAGTGCGTCTTTGCCGCCAATCAGATCGCAAAGAGGCTGTCGTTTGGGGCGGCTGGGGACTTTGAGGTCGAGCGTTTACCGACGTCGGTGAAGGAACGGTTTTCCATGAGCATGGATGAATTGATTCGGGAGTTGCCTGATTTGGACGAAAAGGTGGAGCATGCTCGGATTTTTATCAAACTTGGCGAGGCCTGA
- a CDS encoding response regulator, with translation MKALIVDDDFYSRNMIHEILRQVAQCDIAVNGEEAIEAFGRGLVGKDPYTLICLDLLMPEMDGQQALREIRALEKEHGVAPQDECKVIVTTMLEDEKETHDAFFLGGATSYLVKPIDEAKLLNEIKSLGLL, from the coding sequence ATGAAAGCGCTTATCGTGGATGACGATTTTTACAGCCGTAACATGATTCATGAAATTTTACGGCAGGTTGCCCAATGCGACATCGCCGTGAACGGCGAGGAAGCCATCGAGGCCTTTGGCCGAGGTCTGGTCGGCAAAGATCCGTATACTTTGATTTGTCTTGATTTGCTCATGCCGGAAATGGATGGGCAGCAGGCTCTTCGGGAGATTCGGGCATTGGAAAAGGAACATGGCGTTGCACCGCAGGATGAGTGCAAGGTCATTGTCACCACCATGCTTGAGGATGAAAAGGAAACACATGACGCCTTTTTCCTCGGTGGAGCGACATCCTATTTGGTCAAACCCATTGATGAAGCAAAACTCCTCAATGAGATAAAAAGTCTGGGGCTGCTCTAA
- the ricT gene encoding regulatory iron-sulfur-containing complex subunit RicT: MSQILGVKFNDYGQVYYFTSGPFVVREGQHVIVKTDQGMGLGKVILIRQAPQEEDDNEGHKPIYRLANDKDMDSVAENDAVSKNAFAFCRKCITSHKLGMKLVDVEVFFDRSKMVFYFTAPGRIDFRELIKDLVREYRTRIELRQIGVRHETQMLGAIGNCGQICCCRRFMRKFVPVTIKMAKEQNLFLNPTKISGICGRLLCCLSFEQEGYEEFHRLCPRVGKKYSTSLGQVKVLRSNFFKKTLSLLTEKFEEREVSIDEWNEIVNKPPSEEALAEAKPRNQRARRGGRPSKQAASRRDSRRSKETSAENDGDQAARNKPRRNTKNGRDKGERKRGPRQEPSEKKAREGTPERSVPEGQNESHSGDEKSKKGRRPRRRRRRPSKK; encoded by the coding sequence ATGAGCCAAATACTTGGTGTTAAATTTAATGATTACGGGCAGGTGTATTATTTTACATCCGGTCCGTTCGTTGTCCGGGAAGGGCAGCATGTCATTGTCAAAACCGATCAGGGCATGGGACTGGGGAAAGTTATTCTCATTCGTCAGGCCCCGCAGGAAGAGGATGACAATGAAGGGCATAAGCCCATTTATCGTCTTGCCAATGACAAGGATATGGATTCCGTGGCGGAAAATGACGCGGTTTCCAAGAACGCATTCGCCTTTTGTCGCAAGTGTATTACTTCGCACAAATTGGGCATGAAGCTGGTGGATGTCGAAGTCTTTTTCGATCGATCGAAGATGGTGTTCTATTTTACGGCCCCCGGTCGAATCGATTTTCGGGAACTTATCAAGGATTTGGTTCGGGAATATCGGACTCGGATCGAATTACGGCAGATCGGTGTCCGTCATGAAACGCAAATGCTCGGCGCGATCGGCAATTGTGGACAGATTTGTTGTTGCCGTCGTTTCATGCGCAAATTTGTTCCCGTGACCATCAAGATGGCCAAGGAACAAAATCTGTTTCTCAATCCAACCAAAATATCAGGTATTTGTGGCCGTTTATTGTGCTGCCTCAGCTTTGAACAGGAGGGGTACGAGGAGTTCCATCGCCTGTGTCCGCGTGTCGGGAAAAAGTATTCGACATCGTTGGGACAGGTGAAGGTGTTGCGGTCCAATTTCTTCAAGAAAACCCTTTCGCTGCTCACCGAGAAGTTCGAGGAGCGGGAAGTTTCCATTGACGAATGGAATGAAATAGTTAACAAGCCGCCCAGTGAAGAGGCCCTGGCAGAAGCCAAGCCTCGGAACCAGCGAGCGAGACGTGGTGGCCGTCCGTCAAAGCAGGCTGCCTCCCGTCGCGATTCACGGCGGAGCAAGGAGACATCTGCGGAAAACGATGGTGACCAGGCTGCTCGGAACAAGCCTCGTCGAAACACCAAGAACGGAAGAGACAAAGGGGAACGGAAACGCGGCCCTCGTCAGGAACCTTCCGAAAAGAAAGCGCGTGAAGGCACGCCGGAGCGTTCTGTGCCCGAGGGGCAGAACGAATCTCATTCCGGCGATGAAAAATCGAAAAAAGGGCGCAGGCCCAGAAGGCGCAGGCGCAGGCCTTCCAAAAAATAG
- the metG gene encoding methionine--tRNA ligase has protein sequence MRRFYITTPIYYVNAKPHLGHAYTTTVADSLNRFHRLMGEETYFLTGTDEHGDKIVQAAEANDQTPKEYVDTISKLFEDLWPDMNISNNDFIRTTQPRHIKVVQEILQKVYDAGDIYFGEYGGHYCFGCERFYTEKELVDGKCPDHLTVPEYISEKNYFFKMSKYKDWLIEHINSHPDFIRPERYRNEVLSLLESGELEDLCISRPKSRLTWGIELPFDDQYVTYVWFDALINYLAALGYPDGDKFAKFWPAANHLVAKDILKPHAVFWPTMLKAAGIEPFQHLNVHGYWLVEDTKMSKSIGNVVEPLAMKDAYGLDAFRYFLLREMSFGQDSSFSEKALVGRLNADLANDLGNLFSRTLSMTHKYFGGAIPRPDVEDIVDAEIKKVGQQAMESFQSFYSDFKFSRALEGLWELVRGLNKYIDATAPWTLYKEKNMERLSTVIYVLLENMRKIAVHLWPVMPESSEKMLDQLGMTFDPEKVNLPKELDVWGLLESGKTVAKTSNLFPRVELTDPTDEKPAKKAKKGKKSKKQDSVDEGVSTIEFEDFQKLDLRVGTVKEVEKHPDADRLLLVRVDTGDTELRQVVAGLADFFAPDDLVGKQVVVVANLKPRKLRKQMSQGMILAVKTEDGMQLLTPSGEVPEGSKVS, from the coding sequence TTGCGACGTTTTTATATCACCACGCCCATTTACTATGTAAACGCCAAACCCCATTTGGGACATGCGTATACCACCACTGTGGCCGATTCCCTGAATCGTTTTCACAGACTTATGGGCGAGGAGACCTATTTCCTGACCGGAACTGATGAGCACGGGGACAAGATTGTTCAAGCCGCGGAAGCGAACGACCAGACACCCAAGGAGTATGTTGATACCATCAGCAAGCTTTTTGAAGACCTCTGGCCGGATATGAATATCTCCAACAACGATTTCATTCGGACCACGCAGCCTCGTCACATCAAGGTCGTGCAGGAAATCCTGCAAAAAGTGTACGATGCAGGCGATATCTATTTCGGTGAATACGGCGGGCATTACTGCTTTGGCTGCGAGCGTTTCTATACGGAAAAAGAATTGGTTGACGGCAAATGCCCTGACCATTTGACTGTGCCAGAATATATTTCTGAGAAGAACTATTTCTTCAAAATGTCCAAGTATAAAGACTGGTTGATCGAGCACATCAACTCGCATCCCGATTTCATCCGTCCTGAACGGTATCGGAACGAGGTTTTGAGCCTGCTGGAGTCGGGCGAACTGGAGGACTTGTGTATCTCCCGTCCGAAATCCCGTCTGACTTGGGGAATCGAGCTGCCTTTCGACGATCAGTACGTCACCTATGTTTGGTTTGATGCACTTATCAACTATTTGGCTGCCCTTGGGTATCCTGATGGAGATAAATTTGCCAAGTTCTGGCCTGCGGCCAATCACTTGGTGGCTAAAGATATTCTCAAGCCCCATGCCGTGTTTTGGCCGACTATGCTCAAAGCCGCCGGTATCGAGCCGTTTCAGCACCTCAATGTTCATGGATACTGGCTGGTGGAAGACACCAAGATGTCCAAATCCATTGGCAACGTGGTGGAACCGTTGGCCATGAAAGATGCGTATGGATTGGACGCCTTCCGGTATTTTTTGCTCCGGGAAATGTCGTTTGGTCAGGATTCCAGTTTTTCCGAAAAAGCATTGGTTGGCCGTTTGAATGCGGACCTCGCCAATGATTTGGGCAACCTGTTTAGTCGAACGCTTTCCATGACGCACAAGTATTTTGGTGGAGCCATTCCTCGACCCGATGTGGAAGACATCGTCGATGCGGAGATCAAGAAGGTCGGCCAGCAAGCCATGGAATCCTTCCAGAGTTTCTACTCCGACTTCAAGTTTTCCCGTGCCCTTGAAGGGTTGTGGGAATTGGTCCGTGGGTTGAACAAATATATTGACGCGACCGCTCCTTGGACTTTGTACAAGGAAAAGAACATGGAGCGCCTTTCCACGGTCATTTATGTCCTGTTGGAAAATATGCGGAAGATCGCGGTGCATCTGTGGCCGGTCATGCCGGAATCGTCTGAAAAAATGTTGGATCAATTGGGAATGACGTTTGACCCAGAAAAGGTCAATTTGCCTAAGGAACTCGATGTGTGGGGACTCTTGGAATCCGGTAAGACGGTTGCCAAGACATCCAACCTGTTCCCTCGTGTCGAATTGACTGATCCTACGGACGAGAAGCCTGCCAAGAAGGCGAAAAAAGGCAAGAAATCCAAGAAACAGGACTCGGTGGATGAAGGCGTTTCAACGATCGAATTCGAAGATTTCCAGAAGCTTGATTTGCGCGTTGGCACGGTCAAGGAAGTGGAAAAACATCCGGATGCCGACCGACTGTTGCTGGTCCGCGTGGATACCGGCGATACGGAACTCCGTCAGGTTGTGGCGGGTCTCGCTGACTTCTTTGCTCCGGATGATCTGGTGGGCAAACAGGTTGTCGTGGTTGCCAACCTCAAACCTCGCAAGCTGCGGAAACAGATGTCTCAGGGCATGATCCTGGCTGTGAAGACCGAGGATGGTATGCAGTTGTTGACGCCTTCGGGCGAGGTTCCGGAAGGCAGCAAAGTCAGCTAG
- a CDS encoding DUF523 and DUF1722 domain-containing protein, with amino-acid sequence MSETANIGVSACLLGEKVFWDGSHKRECYPSDILANHIELFPVCPEVGSGMDVPREQLRQVNSAGGTHLIGRQSGTDWTTAMNAWADRIMPHLVNAPLDGFILRAQSPSCGLRGIPTYSPDHTSSRAGQGFFVRLLKKHIPLLPMETADRLRLPAIRRNFIRRVFVSHRWHTMLAKGENIGNLVDFHTRHKMLIRAHDLRGYRELGHLLGQATQSNTEGIFTEYATRLFKSMRLQATPKKNSDVLFHAMGFFKNQLDTGDKQELIRLITEYKNGTISLLTPVTILNHYARKYQKPYLTQQYYLNPSPTELQLLYLV; translated from the coding sequence ATGTCCGAAACAGCCAATATCGGCGTCAGCGCCTGCCTTCTCGGCGAAAAAGTTTTTTGGGACGGATCACACAAACGAGAATGTTATCCATCTGATATTCTTGCAAACCACATCGAATTATTCCCGGTTTGTCCGGAGGTTGGTTCTGGGATGGATGTTCCAAGAGAACAACTTCGCCAGGTCAATTCGGCAGGAGGCACTCATCTCATTGGCCGACAATCCGGCACAGACTGGACAACGGCAATGAACGCTTGGGCTGACCGAATCATGCCTCATCTCGTCAATGCCCCGCTTGATGGATTCATCCTCCGGGCACAGTCGCCTTCATGCGGACTCCGAGGCATCCCAACGTATTCTCCAGACCACACATCATCACGCGCCGGACAAGGATTCTTTGTCCGTCTCCTCAAGAAGCACATCCCGCTACTTCCCATGGAAACAGCAGACCGACTTCGGCTTCCCGCCATTCGCAGAAATTTCATTCGACGAGTTTTCGTTTCGCACCGATGGCACACCATGCTCGCCAAAGGCGAAAATATCGGGAATCTCGTTGATTTTCACACACGACACAAGATGTTAATCAGAGCACACGATCTGCGTGGATATCGAGAATTGGGACATCTGCTCGGACAGGCGACGCAGTCAAACACCGAGGGGATTTTCACAGAATACGCCACACGACTTTTCAAATCCATGAGACTCCAAGCAACTCCCAAGAAAAACAGCGATGTCCTGTTTCATGCCATGGGATTCTTCAAAAACCAGTTGGATACCGGAGACAAACAGGAGCTGATCCGGTTGATAACCGAATACAAAAACGGCACGATTTCACTTTTGACACCTGTAACCATCCTGAACCATTACGCACGGAAATATCAAAAGCCGTATCTCACACAGCAGTATTATCTCAACCCGTCTCCAACCGAACTGCAACTGCTCTACCTTGTGTAA
- a CDS encoding FeoA family protein, with protein MQKPLTQYPTGAVVRITGIDGGRQARARMLAMGMTPGCPVEILTGGPTGCRVRVRGSEIVLCCGLAAKILAVDNESDEGPRCSCCPGTRMRVS; from the coding sequence ATGCAAAAGCCTTTGACACAATATCCGACTGGAGCCGTTGTCCGAATCACGGGGATCGACGGTGGACGACAAGCCCGCGCCCGTATGCTCGCGATGGGCATGACACCCGGGTGTCCTGTTGAAATTCTCACAGGCGGCCCGACCGGATGCCGAGTTCGTGTGCGCGGTTCGGAAATAGTTCTCTGCTGTGGTTTAGCCGCAAAGATACTCGCCGTTGATAATGAATCGGATGAAGGCCCACGGTGCAGTTGTTGCCCGGGGACACGGATGCGGGTCTCATAA
- the carB gene encoding carbamoyl-phosphate synthase large subunit, translating into MPRRTDIKKIMLIGSGPIVIGQACEFDYSGTQALKALKEEGYEVVLVNSNPASIMTDPELADATYIEPIEPETVARIIEKERPDALLPTLGGQTGLNTALAVAEMGVLDKYNVELIGADIPVINKAESREEFRAAMEKIGLGMPESGICRTMADVREWGEKIPFPIIVRPAYTLGGAGGGVAYNMEELEEICSNGLALSMKSEIMLERSILGWKEYELEVMRDSKDNCVIICSIENLDPMGVHTGDSVTVAPAQTLTDDEYQKLRNASLAVMREIGVETGGSNVQFAINPEDGEIIIIEMNPRVSRSSALASKATGFPIAKIAAKLAVGYTLDEIPNDITRETMASFEPAIDYCVIKIPRFTFEKFPGTEDYLTTAMKSVGETMAIGRTFKEALQKGLRSLETGHIGLGKQFETCDIDRNEILRLLRRPNSQRLFAVRNALRCGMTEDEIFEATQIDPWFLRQFVDLFEMENSLIEYGKREGVSKDAEGMEAILRRAKECGYSDPQLAAMWRTSEDAIRVLRKDLGVIPTYYLVDTCAAEFEAYTPYYYSTYETGQENVRDDRKKVVILGGGPNRIGQGIEFDYCCCHSSFTLKELGVQSIMVNSNPETVSTDYDTSDKLYFEPLTFEDVMNIIEFEKPDGVIVQFGGQTPLNLALRLMDAGVPLIGTSPDAIDRAEDRERFKQFLNMLHLKQPSNGTAMSMVEAHEIAESLEFPLVLRPSYVLGGRGMDIVYTMDEFDHYFRHSARISPEHPTLIDKFLEYAIEVDVDALADGEDVYIGGVMEHIEEAGIHSGDSASVLPPYSLSGELIREIERQTIAMAKELGVVGLMNVQFAIKDNEVYIIEVNPRASRTVPFVSKSTGVPLAKLATRVMLGEKLKDLKPKEMRKRGHVSVKESVFPFSRFPNVDVLLGPEMRSTGEVMGIDPSFGLAYMKAQLAAGQKLPLEGKVFMSVNDWDKSKIVLVARDFEAMGFKVCATGGTADFLASKGVNVEKVHKVHEGQRPHVVDHIKNGEIDLVINTPSGKKTVGDAKMIRQNTLLYDIPYTTTVSGAKAIAQAILEVKETGLKVQSLQKYYG; encoded by the coding sequence ATGCCCAGACGTACAGATATCAAGAAGATTATGTTGATCGGGTCCGGCCCGATTGTGATCGGCCAGGCGTGTGAATTCGATTATTCCGGAACCCAGGCGCTCAAGGCGCTCAAGGAAGAAGGATACGAAGTCGTTTTGGTCAACTCCAATCCCGCTTCGATCATGACGGACCCCGAGTTGGCCGATGCCACGTATATCGAGCCGATTGAGCCTGAGACTGTTGCCCGAATCATCGAAAAAGAGCGTCCCGACGCTCTTTTGCCGACTTTGGGGGGACAAACAGGGCTGAACACCGCTTTGGCCGTGGCTGAAATGGGTGTGCTGGACAAATATAATGTCGAGCTGATCGGTGCCGATATTCCGGTTATCAACAAGGCTGAGTCCCGTGAAGAATTTCGTGCGGCCATGGAAAAGATTGGTCTCGGTATGCCCGAAAGTGGCATTTGCCGGACGATGGCCGATGTGCGGGAATGGGGTGAAAAGATTCCATTTCCCATCATTGTCCGCCCTGCCTACACCTTGGGGGGTGCCGGTGGTGGCGTCGCATACAACATGGAAGAGCTTGAGGAAATTTGTTCTAATGGACTTGCCCTGTCCATGAAAAGCGAGATCATGCTTGAACGATCCATCCTTGGCTGGAAAGAGTATGAACTTGAGGTCATGCGGGATTCGAAAGATAATTGCGTGATTATTTGTTCCATCGAAAATTTGGATCCCATGGGCGTTCATACGGGCGACTCGGTGACCGTGGCCCCGGCCCAGACATTGACAGACGACGAATATCAAAAATTGCGGAACGCCTCTTTGGCAGTCATGCGGGAGATCGGTGTCGAGACTGGTGGGTCGAACGTCCAGTTTGCCATTAATCCCGAGGACGGAGAAATCATCATCATCGAGATGAACCCTCGAGTCTCGCGGTCATCTGCGCTCGCATCCAAGGCGACCGGATTCCCCATTGCCAAGATCGCGGCCAAGTTGGCCGTTGGCTATACACTTGACGAAATTCCCAATGATATCACTCGCGAAACAATGGCGTCTTTTGAGCCGGCCATTGACTACTGCGTTATCAAGATTCCCAGATTCACCTTTGAAAAATTCCCGGGCACCGAGGATTATCTGACCACGGCCATGAAGTCCGTTGGTGAGACCATGGCCATTGGCCGGACGTTCAAGGAAGCCCTGCAAAAAGGGTTGCGGTCGCTGGAGACCGGGCACATCGGGTTGGGAAAACAATTCGAGACCTGTGATATCGACAGAAATGAAATTTTACGGTTGTTGAGACGGCCGAATTCCCAGCGGTTGTTCGCCGTGCGTAATGCCTTGCGGTGTGGAATGACCGAGGACGAAATATTTGAAGCCACACAGATTGATCCGTGGTTCCTGCGCCAGTTCGTGGACTTGTTCGAAATGGAGAACAGCTTGATCGAATATGGCAAGCGTGAGGGCGTGTCCAAGGATGCCGAGGGCATGGAGGCCATACTCCGCAGGGCCAAGGAATGTGGATATTCTGACCCGCAACTGGCTGCCATGTGGCGCACCAGTGAAGACGCCATTCGTGTGTTGCGTAAGGATTTGGGTGTGATTCCGACCTATTATCTGGTCGATACTTGTGCCGCCGAGTTTGAGGCGTATACCCCGTATTATTATTCCACCTATGAAACCGGCCAGGAAAATGTCCGTGATGATCGAAAGAAGGTCGTCATTCTGGGTGGCGGTCCCAACCGGATCGGACAGGGAATCGAATTTGACTATTGCTGCTGTCATTCTTCCTTCACGTTGAAGGAATTGGGCGTGCAGTCCATCATGGTCAACTCCAATCCGGAAACCGTGTCAACCGACTACGATACCTCGGACAAACTTTATTTCGAGCCGTTGACTTTCGAGGATGTCATGAACATCATTGAATTCGAAAAGCCTGACGGAGTGATTGTCCAGTTTGGTGGGCAGACGCCGTTGAATTTGGCTTTGCGGCTCATGGATGCTGGTGTTCCCTTGATCGGAACCAGTCCGGACGCCATTGACCGCGCCGAAGATCGTGAACGGTTCAAGCAGTTTCTGAATATGCTGCATCTGAAGCAACCATCGAACGGAACGGCCATGTCCATGGTTGAAGCTCATGAGATTGCGGAAAGTCTAGAGTTCCCCTTGGTGCTGCGGCCGTCCTATGTTTTGGGTGGCCGAGGTATGGATATTGTCTACACCATGGACGAATTTGATCATTATTTTCGGCATTCGGCCCGTATTTCTCCCGAACATCCGACGCTCATCGATAAATTCCTTGAATACGCCATTGAAGTGGATGTTGACGCACTGGCCGACGGTGAGGACGTCTACATCGGCGGCGTCATGGAGCACATCGAGGAAGCGGGGATTCATTCCGGTGACTCGGCTTCGGTGTTGCCGCCGTATTCATTGAGCGGAGAACTTATTCGCGAGATCGAACGGCAGACCATTGCCATGGCCAAAGAGCTTGGCGTTGTCGGTCTGATGAATGTTCAGTTCGCCATTAAGGATAACGAAGTCTATATCATCGAGGTCAATCCTCGTGCTTCCCGGACCGTGCCTTTTGTGTCCAAGTCCACCGGCGTTCCTTTGGCCAAACTCGCTACACGCGTCATGCTTGGTGAGAAGTTGAAGGATTTGAAGCCCAAGGAGATGCGCAAACGGGGGCATGTGTCTGTCAAGGAATCCGTGTTCCCGTTCAGTCGTTTCCCCAATGTTGACGTGCTGCTTGGACCAGAGATGCGTTCTACCGGCGAAGTCATGGGTATTGATCCGAGTTTCGGACTGGCGTACATGAAAGCGCAGTTGGCAGCGGGACAGAAGCTTCCATTGGAAGGCAAAGTGTTCATGTCCGTGAATGATTGGGACAAGTCCAAAATCGTTCTGGTCGCTCGTGATTTTGAAGCCATGGGATTCAAGGTCTGCGCCACGGGCGGGACCGCCGATTTCCTGGCGAGTAAGGGCGTCAATGTTGAAAAGGTCCACAAGGTCCATGAAGGTCAGCGACCACACGTTGTCGATCATATCAAAAATGGTGAAATCGATCTGGTTATCAATACCCCGTCTGGCAAGAAGACGGTGGGTGACGCCAAGATGATTCGTCAGAACACGCTGTTGTACGATATTCCGTATACCACCACTGTTTCCGGTGCCAAAGCCATTGCTCAGGCCATTCTTGAAGTAAAAGAAACCGGGCTGAAAGTTCAAAGCCTGCAAAAATATTACGGTTAA
- the purF gene encoding amidophosphoribosyltransferase — translation MKKEYCGLFGIYGNKEAARMTYFGLYALQHRGQESAGIVTWDGEKIREQKGMGLVADVFNERHLSKELKGSIGMGHIRYSTTGASLIRNAQPFRVRHGDLQLAVAHNGNLVNTFELRAELEANGSIFQTTMDTEVFAHLIIKYLHESKSIEEAIGKACGRVRGAYSMLILANDKLIAIKDPNSFRPLALGRVGESYVFASETCAFDLIEAEYLRPLEAGEMVTVHKGKLTSYRFAEKRKTSKCIFELIYFARPDSYVFGDVVYERRKAMGVMLAKEAPVDADMVMPFPDSGNYAAVGYSQESGLPLELAMIRNHYVGRTFIQPSQDMRDFSVRVKLNPVKSMIKGKRIVIVEDSIVRGTTIRARVKKLRELGAREIHLRVSCPPIKNPCFYGIDFSSKGELIAANHSPEDIARFMDIDSLHYLTIPGLLNSVSKNDWCLACFNGKYPIPLGNKMGKDCLEAESDDDQELY, via the coding sequence ATGAAAAAAGAGTATTGCGGTCTTTTCGGAATATACGGCAACAAAGAAGCCGCCAGAATGACCTACTTCGGTCTGTATGCCCTCCAACACAGAGGGCAGGAGTCCGCAGGTATTGTCACTTGGGATGGTGAAAAGATCCGCGAACAGAAGGGAATGGGCCTTGTCGCCGACGTTTTTAACGAACGGCACCTCAGCAAAGAATTGAAGGGTTCCATCGGCATGGGGCATATCCGGTATTCCACCACAGGCGCATCACTCATTCGGAATGCGCAGCCGTTTCGGGTCCGTCATGGTGATCTGCAATTGGCCGTGGCCCACAATGGGAACTTGGTGAATACCTTTGAATTGCGTGCTGAACTTGAAGCCAACGGGTCGATTTTTCAGACCACCATGGACACCGAAGTCTTTGCACATCTGATCATCAAATATCTGCACGAATCCAAGTCCATTGAGGAAGCGATCGGCAAGGCCTGTGGCAGGGTGCGCGGTGCGTATTCCATGCTGATCCTCGCCAATGACAAATTGATCGCGATCAAGGACCCCAACAGTTTCCGCCCCTTGGCCTTGGGCCGTGTCGGGGAGTCGTATGTGTTCGCATCCGAGACCTGCGCATTTGATTTGATCGAGGCCGAATACCTGCGTCCGTTGGAAGCGGGGGAGATGGTGACTGTTCACAAGGGAAAGCTCACCTCGTATCGGTTTGCCGAGAAGCGGAAGACAAGCAAATGTATCTTTGAATTGATTTATTTTGCCCGTCCCGACTCCTATGTGTTCGGGGATGTGGTGTATGAACGCCGCAAGGCCATGGGTGTCATGCTCGCCAAAGAGGCCCCGGTGGATGCTGACATGGTGATGCCGTTCCCCGATTCCGGGAACTACGCGGCTGTCGGATATTCTCAGGAATCCGGTTTGCCGTTGGAATTGGCCATGATCCGGAACCATTATGTGGGGCGGACATTCATTCAGCCATCACAGGACATGCGTGATTTTTCCGTGCGGGTGAAGCTCAATCCCGTGAAATCAATGATTAAGGGAAAGCGTATTGTCATTGTTGAAGACTCCATTGTTCGCGGAACGACCATTCGTGCTCGTGTCAAGAAGTTGCGTGAATTGGGCGCGCGCGAAATTCATTTGCGTGTCAGTTGTCCCCCCATTAAGAACCCCTGTTTCTACGGGATCGATTTTTCCAGCAAGGGAGAACTGATCGCGGCCAACCATTCGCCTGAGGATATTGCCCGTTTCATGGATATTGATTCGTTGCATTATCTGACAATTCCCGGCCTGTTGAATTCCGTCTCCAAGAATGATTGGTGCCTGGCTTGTTTCAACGGCAAGTATCCTATCCCGTTGGGGAACAAAATGGGGAAAGATTGCCTTGAAGCTGAGTCCGACGACGATCAAGAATTGTACTAA